From Streptomyces chrestomyceticus JCM 4735, one genomic window encodes:
- a CDS encoding lactonase family protein, protein MGTTGSGRRAYIGSFTSAGGRGISTAAVDPETGALTPLHATDEVPDPSYLAVTPDGRRLYAVSETSEGAAAAFTLTENGPVPLGAPVPVRGAAPTHLALWRGHLLTANYTSGSVSALRVTADGSLAEPAAVLRHEGRGPNPDRQEGPHAHAVSPDPSGRWLLSVDLGTDSVRICELAPDGGEPVVRHEVRLRAGSGPRHLAFHPGGGHAYVVNELSSTVTPCRWDAATGTLTPLTETAILPPGAGDNYPSELVVSPDGRFIWAANRGHDSIAVLAVDPSGDGLTLVTTVPCGGHWPRDLALHPGGRHLYAANERSGDVTWFALDPTTGVPEPGGSIAAPAASCVVFA, encoded by the coding sequence ATGGGGACGACAGGCAGCGGACGGCGGGCGTACATCGGGTCGTTCACGTCGGCAGGCGGGCGCGGCATCAGCACCGCGGCGGTCGACCCGGAGACGGGCGCCCTGACTCCGCTGCACGCCACGGACGAGGTGCCCGACCCGAGCTACCTCGCTGTCACGCCCGACGGCCGCCGCCTCTACGCGGTGAGCGAGACGTCCGAGGGCGCTGCCGCCGCCTTCACCCTCACCGAGAACGGCCCGGTGCCGCTCGGCGCCCCCGTACCCGTGCGGGGCGCCGCCCCCACGCACCTCGCCCTCTGGCGCGGACACCTGCTGACCGCCAACTACACCTCCGGCAGCGTCAGCGCGCTGCGCGTCACGGCCGACGGCAGTCTCGCGGAGCCGGCCGCCGTGCTCCGGCACGAGGGCCGTGGCCCGAACCCCGACCGCCAGGAGGGCCCGCACGCGCACGCCGTCTCGCCCGACCCCTCCGGCCGCTGGCTGCTCAGCGTCGACCTGGGCACCGATTCCGTACGCATCTGCGAACTCGCCCCGGACGGTGGGGAGCCCGTGGTACGTCACGAGGTACGGCTGCGGGCGGGCAGCGGGCCCCGGCACCTCGCCTTCCACCCGGGCGGCGGCCATGCGTACGTCGTCAACGAGCTCTCCTCCACGGTCACACCGTGCCGCTGGGACGCCGCCACCGGCACCCTCACGCCGCTGACCGAGACGGCGATCCTCCCCCCGGGGGCGGGCGACAACTACCCCTCCGAACTGGTCGTCTCGCCCGACGGCCGGTTCATCTGGGCGGCGAACCGGGGCCACGACAGCATCGCGGTCCTGGCCGTCGACCCGTCGGGAGACGGCCTCACCCTGGTCACCACCGTGCCGTGCGGCGGGCACTGGCCGCGCGACCTGGCACTGCACCCGGGAGGGCGGCACCTCTACGCCGCCAACGAGCGCTCCGGTGACGTGACCTGGTTCGCCCTCGACCCCACGACCGGGGTACCGGAACCCGGCGGCTCGATCGCGGCTCCGGCCGCTTCCTGCGTGGTCTTCGCCTGA
- a CDS encoding FUSC family protein has translation MLKRVFVAPDPGRLRLRSAARAVVGVGLAVAVCAAAGHSLVGAVVGGVAALLALFTVADTTVRGQMVSTALLPVVGFPVLAAAALLHDHPLIRDAALLVTVGVGVYARRWGPRGNALGIFAFMSFFEAQFLRTVPEQLPELYAATALALLACSVVRFGLWCYERRTPPPALPVLPGGKGLARATTRQALQATVGGAVALAAGQLLSHERWYWAVGALWWIFVNTASRGETVVRGFRRMLGTLLGVPAGLLIAVPLHGALAPTAVLLAVCVFSIFYASPVSYTWNMLAVTLMVGLLYGLLGVLDPGLLALRLAETGVGALSALLAVLVVLPVTTHATTDAWVQRALRCVHHCTAEAAARIAGTESADPAPLVAELEVLLRKVRMSLAPLVHPLAPMRARRERARQILVLLDDCAREVRGLASIAADPVASHDARLTAACQRVEAAVEALTAPGQPREATAATAAAASHAPALEPALAHLHGLERALAELAAPLRSSSRSPLADA, from the coding sequence GTGTTGAAGAGGGTGTTCGTGGCGCCGGACCCGGGGCGGCTGCGGCTGCGCAGCGCCGCGCGGGCCGTCGTGGGGGTCGGACTGGCGGTGGCCGTGTGCGCCGCCGCCGGCCACTCGCTGGTCGGTGCCGTGGTGGGCGGGGTCGCCGCGCTGCTCGCCCTCTTCACGGTCGCGGACACGACGGTGCGCGGGCAGATGGTCTCCACCGCCCTGCTGCCGGTGGTCGGCTTCCCGGTGCTCGCCGCCGCCGCGCTGCTGCACGATCACCCGCTGATCCGGGACGCCGCCCTCCTCGTCACGGTCGGTGTCGGCGTCTACGCCCGCCGGTGGGGCCCGCGCGGCAACGCCCTCGGCATCTTCGCGTTCATGTCCTTCTTCGAGGCACAGTTCCTGCGCACGGTGCCCGAGCAACTGCCGGAGCTGTACGCCGCCACCGCGCTCGCGCTGCTCGCCTGCTCGGTCGTCCGCTTCGGGCTGTGGTGCTACGAACGCCGTACGCCGCCGCCCGCCCTCCCCGTCCTCCCGGGCGGCAAGGGACTCGCCCGTGCGACGACCCGCCAGGCGCTCCAGGCGACCGTCGGCGGAGCCGTCGCCCTGGCCGCGGGCCAGTTGCTCTCCCACGAACGCTGGTACTGGGCGGTCGGCGCCCTGTGGTGGATCTTCGTCAACACCGCTTCGCGCGGTGAGACCGTGGTGCGCGGCTTCCGCCGGATGCTCGGCACCCTGCTCGGTGTCCCCGCCGGCCTGCTGATCGCCGTGCCCCTGCACGGGGCCCTGGCCCCCACGGCCGTCCTGCTCGCCGTCTGCGTCTTCTCGATCTTCTACGCGTCGCCGGTCTCCTACACCTGGAACATGCTCGCGGTGACCCTGATGGTCGGCCTGCTGTACGGGCTCCTGGGCGTCCTCGACCCGGGGCTGCTCGCGCTGCGCCTGGCGGAGACCGGCGTCGGCGCTCTCAGCGCGCTGCTGGCCGTCCTGGTCGTCCTGCCTGTCACCACGCACGCCACGACGGACGCCTGGGTCCAGCGCGCTCTGCGCTGCGTGCACCACTGCACCGCCGAGGCCGCGGCACGCATCGCGGGCACGGAGAGCGCGGACCCGGCCCCGCTCGTCGCGGAGCTGGAGGTGCTGCTCCGCAAGGTACGGATGTCCCTCGCCCCGCTGGTGCATCCGCTGGCCCCGATGCGCGCGCGCCGGGAACGGGCCCGGCAGATACTGGTGCTGCTGGACGACTGCGCCCGCGAGGTCCGCGGGCTGGCGTCCATCGCCGCCGACCCGGTGGCGTCGCACGACGCCCGGCTGACCGCCGCCTGCCAGCGCGTGGAGGCCGCCGTCGAGGCGCTCACCGCTCCCGGGCAGCCACGCGAGGCCACGGCCGCCACCGCGGCCGCCGCATCGCACGCGCCCGCCCTGGAACCGGCGCTCGCCCACCTGCACGGCCTGGAACGCGCCCTGGCCGAACTGGCCGCCCCGCTGCGCAGCTCCTCGCGTTCGCCGCTGGCCGACGCCTGA